The Haloplanus sp. CK5-1 genome contains a region encoding:
- the ppc gene encoding phosphoenolpyruvate carboxylase — protein MDLHHRTIRQDVRELGELLGDVLEAQSSTAAFETVEGLREAAIDYRDGTADSRDDLHATLDGLDADLEGATARAFTAYFELINLAEERERVRDIRRDAQEGRLDDSQTATVDSLVDSDADAETVQRVLDDVLIEPTFTAHPTEARRKTIKAKLRTITTLLESLDERRLTDAERRRAWGQLEAETTGLWQTPQVRDRAPEPEDEARNVQWYLENTLFDVVGDVYANLEETLANTYPSVDVPKLFEFRSWAGSDRDGNPAVTVDVTSDTLERQRSVVLSKYRDELKRLSGILSQDAAWITPGERFERALLDDRERLPDVASEAEERYPHEFYRQKLRLMRERLERVGDVRPGGYDDADELLDDLEAIDESLRLNDAESIADTYVAPLLRKVDTFGFALASLDLRDHRENHTEAVGELLEAQGVAYRDRDEAGRVEVLTDAILQDAPVVDLSDPGDVGETTARVCARFEALREWQREYGADAIDTYCISMTEEPSHVLEVLFLADQVDVVDLPEYSGLDVVPLLETESALDGAHRIMGTLFENEAYAAALDCRDTTQEIMLGYSDSNKENGFLAANWDLYRNQRRLARITDEFDVQMRLFHGRGGSISRGGGPMHEAMLALPIETVTGEIKFTEQGEAIAEKYGNPRIAERNLERMLDAQMRARHQSMVGPVKETPDAWTEAMETMATAAREEYRDLLAAEGFIPFFETATPITVIEDLNLGSRPASRSDERSVEDLRAIPWVFSWTQSRCILPGWYGVATGVDAYLDDGGSIDTLRTMYERWPFFRTTLDNAAQAMARTDMEVAEAYAALAPADLRDRFVPRLRDEHDRGVEAVLAITERDGLLRRDWFRESLDRRNPYVDPLHFLQIRLLGRDDRTPSEERTLRLTVKGIAAGMKNTG, from the coding sequence ATGGATCTACACCACCGGACGATTCGACAGGACGTTCGCGAACTCGGCGAACTCCTCGGCGACGTACTGGAGGCACAGTCCTCGACGGCGGCGTTCGAGACCGTCGAGGGGCTGCGCGAGGCGGCCATCGACTACCGCGACGGGACGGCCGACTCGCGGGACGACCTCCACGCGACCCTCGACGGCCTCGACGCCGACCTCGAGGGCGCGACTGCGCGGGCGTTCACCGCGTACTTCGAACTCATCAACCTCGCGGAGGAACGCGAGCGGGTCCGCGACATTCGGCGCGACGCCCAGGAGGGGCGACTCGACGACAGTCAGACGGCGACGGTCGACTCGCTTGTCGACTCCGACGCCGACGCCGAGACGGTGCAGCGAGTGCTCGACGACGTCCTCATCGAACCGACGTTCACCGCCCACCCGACCGAGGCGCGCCGGAAGACGATCAAAGCGAAGCTCCGGACGATCACGACGCTCCTCGAATCCCTCGACGAACGCCGGTTGACCGACGCCGAGCGCCGGCGGGCGTGGGGGCAACTGGAGGCGGAGACGACGGGACTGTGGCAGACCCCACAGGTACGGGACCGGGCGCCCGAACCCGAGGACGAGGCCCGCAACGTCCAGTGGTACCTCGAGAACACGCTGTTCGACGTGGTCGGTGACGTCTACGCCAACTTGGAGGAGACCCTCGCCAACACCTACCCCTCCGTCGACGTGCCGAAACTGTTCGAGTTCCGCTCGTGGGCGGGGAGCGACCGCGACGGCAACCCGGCCGTGACCGTCGACGTGACGAGCGACACCTTGGAGCGCCAGCGGTCGGTCGTCCTCTCGAAGTACCGCGACGAACTGAAACGGCTCTCGGGCATCCTCAGTCAGGACGCCGCGTGGATCACGCCCGGCGAGCGGTTCGAGAGGGCCCTGCTCGACGACCGGGAGCGCCTCCCGGACGTGGCGAGCGAGGCCGAGGAGCGGTATCCCCACGAGTTCTACCGACAGAAACTCCGCTTGATGCGCGAGCGACTCGAACGGGTCGGCGACGTCCGCCCCGGAGGGTACGACGACGCCGACGAACTGCTCGACGACCTCGAGGCCATCGACGAGAGCCTGCGCCTCAACGACGCCGAGTCCATCGCGGACACCTACGTCGCGCCGTTGCTCCGGAAAGTCGACACGTTCGGCTTCGCGCTCGCCAGCCTCGACCTCCGCGACCACCGGGAGAACCACACCGAGGCGGTCGGCGAGTTGCTGGAGGCCCAAGGTGTCGCGTACCGCGACCGAGACGAGGCCGGGCGGGTCGAGGTCCTCACCGACGCCATCCTGCAGGACGCGCCGGTCGTCGACCTGTCCGACCCGGGCGACGTGGGCGAGACGACCGCCCGGGTGTGTGCACGCTTCGAGGCCCTCCGGGAGTGGCAACGGGAGTACGGCGCCGACGCCATCGACACCTACTGCATCAGCATGACCGAGGAGCCCAGCCACGTCCTCGAGGTGCTCTTCCTGGCCGACCAGGTCGACGTCGTCGACCTCCCGGAGTACAGCGGCCTCGACGTGGTCCCCCTGCTCGAGACCGAGAGCGCCCTCGACGGCGCGCACCGCATCATGGGGACGCTGTTCGAGAACGAGGCGTACGCGGCGGCGCTCGACTGCCGGGACACCACTCAGGAGATCATGCTGGGGTACTCCGACTCGAACAAGGAGAACGGCTTTCTCGCCGCCAACTGGGACCTCTACCGCAATCAGCGCCGCCTCGCCCGCATCACCGACGAGTTCGACGTGCAGATGCGTCTGTTCCACGGCCGTGGCGGGTCCATCTCGCGGGGCGGCGGTCCGATGCACGAGGCGATGCTCGCTCTCCCCATCGAGACGGTCACCGGCGAGATCAAGTTCACCGAACAGGGGGAGGCCATCGCGGAGAAGTACGGCAACCCCCGAATCGCCGAGCGCAACCTCGAACGCATGCTCGACGCGCAGATGCGCGCGCGCCACCAGTCGATGGTCGGTCCGGTCAAGGAGACGCCCGACGCCTGGACCGAGGCGATGGAGACGATGGCGACCGCGGCCCGCGAGGAGTACCGCGACCTGCTCGCCGCCGAGGGGTTCATCCCCTTCTTCGAGACGGCGACGCCGATCACCGTCATCGAGGATCTCAACCTGGGGTCGCGCCCGGCCTCGCGCTCCGACGAGCGGAGCGTCGAGGACCTCCGCGCCATCCCGTGGGTGTTCTCGTGGACGCAGTCGCGGTGCATCCTCCCCGGGTGGTACGGGGTGGCGACCGGGGTCGACGCCTACCTCGACGACGGCGGGTCGATCGACACCCTCCGGACGATGTACGAGCGGTGGCCCTTCTTCCGGACCACCCTCGACAACGCGGCACAGGCGATGGCGCGGACGGACATGGAGGTCGCCGAGGCGTACGCCGCCCTCGCGCCCGCCGACCTCCGCGACCGCTTCGTCCCACGGCTCCGTGACGAACACGACCGCGGCGTCGAGGCCGTCCTCGCGATCACGGAGCGTGACGGCCTCCTCCGGCGCGACTGGTTCCGGGAGAGCCTCGACCGGCGCAACCCCTACGTCGACCCGCTACACTTCCTGCAGATACGGTTGCTGGGCCGCGACGATCGGACGCCCTCCGAGGAGCGGACCCTCCGCCTGACGGTCAAGGGGATCGCGGCGGGGATGAAGAACACGGGGTGA
- a CDS encoding 50S ribosomal protein L16, whose product MSDKPASMYREIDKPSYTRREYITGIPGSKIAQHNMGNLQTGPEDYPVHISLEVEEECQLRHGALEASRLSANRRLLKEVGQENYKMVLRKFPHEVIRENKQATGAGADRVSDGMRQAFGKPVGTAARIDADETIFTCYCDPEDADTVKDAFRRSYNKISPPCRVVVERGEQLLVA is encoded by the coding sequence ATGTCCGACAAACCCGCCTCCATGTACCGGGAGATCGACAAGCCATCGTACACGCGACGCGAGTACATCACGGGCATCCCGGGGTCGAAGATCGCACAGCACAACATGGGTAACCTCCAGACCGGGCCCGAGGACTACCCCGTCCACATCAGCCTCGAAGTCGAGGAGGAGTGCCAGCTCCGCCACGGCGCGCTCGAAGCCTCGCGCCTGTCGGCCAACCGCCGCCTCCTGAAGGAGGTCGGGCAGGAGAACTACAAGATGGTGCTCCGGAAGTTCCCCCACGAGGTCATCCGGGAGAACAAGCAGGCCACGGGGGCGGGCGCGGACCGCGTCTCCGACGGGATGCGGCAGGCGTTCGGCAAGCCGGTCGGGACGGCCGCCCGCATCGACGCCGACGAGACGATCTTCACCTGCTACTGCGATCCCGAGGACGCCGACACGGTCAAGGACGCCTTCCGCCGTTCGTACAACAAGATTTCGCCGCCGTGCCGCGTCGTCGTCGAACGGGGCGAACAGTTGCTGGTCGCGTAG
- a CDS encoding 4a-hydroxytetrahydrobiopterin dehydratase yields the protein MASLADEPCEACTSDDDPLTADEYETYLGDLREDWEVVDDHHLRADYEFEDFRDALEFTYEIGELAEEEWHHPDIALAWGEVQVEMWTHKIDGLHKTDFVMAARMDRIYEAYDPEA from the coding sequence ATGGCATCACTCGCCGACGAACCCTGCGAGGCGTGTACGAGCGACGACGACCCGCTGACCGCCGACGAGTACGAGACGTACCTCGGTGATCTCCGCGAGGACTGGGAGGTCGTCGACGATCACCACCTGCGGGCCGACTACGAGTTCGAGGACTTCCGTGACGCTTTGGAGTTCACCTACGAGATCGGCGAACTCGCCGAGGAGGAGTGGCACCACCCCGACATCGCGCTCGCGTGGGGGGAGGTTCAGGTGGAGATGTGGACCCACAAGATCGACGGCCTCCACAAGACCGACTTCGTGATGGCCGCGCGGATGGATCGCATCTACGAGGCGTACGATCCGGAGGCGTAG